From the genome of Pseudomonas yamanorum, one region includes:
- a CDS encoding YceI family protein — MSLFKPMAVLLLAAAAVPAHADWYLDNESSRLSFVTTKNTDIAEVQRFLVLHGKVDSKGAAQLEVELESINSGIPLRDERMRNELFEIKTFPDAVINAQINLQPINDLAPGAQYELRLPLSVTLHGKTQTYSAELLATRLDDRRFQVVTLEPLVVHAEDFDLLPGVAALRKAAGLSQISLSVPVGAVLIFTAR; from the coding sequence ATGTCCCTGTTCAAACCCATGGCCGTCCTGCTGCTGGCCGCTGCCGCCGTGCCTGCCCACGCCGACTGGTACCTGGACAACGAGTCCTCGCGCCTGTCGTTCGTCACCACCAAAAACACCGACATCGCCGAAGTGCAGCGCTTTCTGGTGCTGCATGGCAAGGTCGACAGCAAGGGCGCGGCGCAGCTGGAAGTCGAACTGGAGTCGATCAACAGCGGCATTCCGCTGCGCGACGAGCGCATGCGCAATGAGCTGTTCGAGATCAAGACCTTCCCGGACGCGGTGATCAACGCGCAAATCAACCTGCAACCGATCAACGACCTGGCCCCCGGCGCGCAATACGAACTGCGCCTGCCGCTGTCGGTGACGCTCCACGGCAAGACCCAGACCTACAGCGCCGAGTTGCTGGCGACCCGTCTGGATGACCGACGCTTTCAAGTGGTGACGTTGGAACCGTTGGTGGTGCACGCCGAGGATTTCGATTTGCTCCCGGGTGTGGCCGCGTTGCGCAAGGCCGCCGGGCTGTCGCA